DNA from Halobaculum sp. XH14:
CGGTCATGGGTCGTGATACCGCACAGCGGACCAAATACGTTCTGCCGACCGATCGCTCGTTTCGCCGACCCCTCTCCCGTCCCCCCGACCGATCTCATCGCACCGACGCTCGTCCCCTGGCTTGCTCGTATCGATACGCTTTCGGCTTCGGAACGAAACCGACACTCGTGGTCGACGGAGAAGCTCGTGTCCCGGAAACCGTCCACGGGTGGTGGATCGTGCTCGTGGGGACGCTCTCGATGACGTTCACGTTCGGAACGCCCTACTCGTACGGGCTGTTCCTGGGAGCGTTCGCCGAGACGTTCGACGTGTCGCGCGTCACCCTCTCGACCGTCTTCTCCGTCGAACTGTTCGCGTTCTACGCCGGCGCGGGCGTGGTCGGGGTCCTCGTGACGCGGCTCCCGGCCCGCGCCGTACTGCTGGTCACCGGCGGTACGACCGCGTTACTCGCGCCGTCCCTCTACGTCGTGGACTCGCTCGCGGGGCTGTTCGTCGTCTTCGGACTGCTCGGGACCGCGCTGGGGACCGTGTACGTGGTGCTGGCGTCAGTCGTCCCCCAGTGGTTTCGGGAGCGTCGCGGCCTTGCGACGGGCGTCCTCTTCATGGGCAACGGGCTCGGACTCCTCGTGCTTCCGCCGGCCTGGCGGTACGGCTTCGAGCAGTTCGGCGTTCGGCGGGGGTTCCTCATCGTCGTCGGGGTCAGCGCAGTTTCGTTCCTCCTCGCCGGCGCGTTCTGCCGACGGCCGCCCTGGAGCGAGCCCGGCGGCGAGTCGCTGGCGGACCTCTCCCGCTGGCTGGTCCGGCTGGCGGGCGGTCGCGGGTTCCAGTTGACGTTCCTCGGCATGGGGCTCGCGTTCGCCTGGTACTACCTGCTCGCCGCCTACGCGGTCGATCTGTTCGTCACCCGGGGTCTCTCGGAGGCGACGGCGACGCTCGCGTTCGGGTTCATCGGCGGGGTCAGCGTTTTCTCGCGGGTCGGGAGCGGCGTGGTCGCCGATCGGTTCGGCTACCGGCGAACGTTCCTCGCTTCGCTCGGCCTGGCGGCGCTTGGAAGCGCGCTGCTGTTGGTTCCCAGCGCCGTCTTCGTCTTCCTGTCCGTCTGCGTCTTCGGCCTCGCGCTCGGAGCCATCGGCACCCTGTACATCCCGATCCTCATGCGGCGGTACGACCCCGAGAAGGACACGGCGATCATCGGCGTGTTCAACGTGACCTTCGGCGTGTTCGCGCTGGCCGCACCGCCGGTCGGGACGGCCCTGATCGCGTACAGCGGGTCCTACTCGGGAGTCACCGTGCTCACGCTGCTCGCGTCGATCGGCGCCATCTGTGCGGTCTGGCTGGGAACGCCCCCGGCGCAACTGGACTCCTCCTGAGTTGGGGGAGCGATCCGCCCGCTCGTCAGCCGAGCCGACGTTCCCACGCCGGGGCCGCGAGCGATTCCCCGCTCACGCCCTCAGGTCCCTGTCCGGCCAGCAGCACCGCCGCCTCGTCCATGACGTCCGGCTGCAGGATCGACTCCCGCTCCTCGTCGGGCAGGTGGTCCCAGAACGCCGTGTTCACCCGGCCGCCGGGACCGAGGCTGTTGACGTTGATCCCCGCCTCGTCGTACTCGGCCGCCATCGTCCGCGTCAGGGCCTCCACGCCGGCCTTCGAGGCGGCGTACGGGCCGAACCTGGGCGCCGGTTTCTCCGCCAGCCCCGAGGAGACGTTGACGACGTTCCCGGAGCCCCCGTCGAGCATGTGTGGCAGCGTCGCCTTCGAGAACCGGAACACGCCGGTCAGGTTCGTGTCGAGCACCAGCTCCCACTCGTCCTCGGTCACGTCCCCGAGGAGCTTGCCGTCCTTCCCGAGGCTCAACAGGCCCACCGCGGCGTTGTTCACCAGGGTGTCGATCCCGCCGAACGCGTCGACCGTCCGCTCGACGGCGCGGGACACCGAGTCGGCGTCCCGCACGTCCGCCGGCGCGACCAGCGTCTCCCCGTCGGCGTCCGCGGCCACCGCGGTCAGTTCGTCCCCGTCACGCGCGACCAGCGCCACGCTCGCGCCCTCCGCCGACAGTCGCAGCGCCATCGACCGACCGAGCCCGCGGCTCGCGCCCGTGACCACGATCCGTTCGCCGTTCAGGTTCGCCATGGACACTGATGACCGAACCGTCCCATAAGGGTTTCCTCGGGGAGAGCCCCCGATCCGGCGGCCGATTCAGCCCACGACCCGGCCGTCAACGATCGTCGGTCGTCGTTAGACGTCGCCGGTGTACGTCCGGGTGGCCGTGAGCCGGTCCATCTTCCACTCGCCCCCGTGTTTGCCGTACTCGACGTCGTGTGTGCCCATCGCCCACTCGCCATCCCCGTGGTCCGGGTCGTCGGCCTTCAGGAGCACGTACGACCAGCGGGCGGTCGCCTCGTCGCCCTCGACCGTGATGATGGGGTTCGTGGCGAGGTGCTGATACGCGGCCGGCCTGTTCGCCGCGCTGGATTCGAGGAACTCCCGGATCTCCTCGCGACCCTCGAACGACCGGTCCCCGAGGGCGAACGTGCCGTTCGGAGCGAACAGGTTCGCCAACGATTCGGGCTCGCCGTCGTCGACCGCCCGGATGTACTCGTAGTGGATCCGCTCGAGCTGGCTTCTATCGCGTTCGGACATGCCGGGTAGTCGTGAGCGGCCGGCTCACAAGAATCATTCGTCGCGGGGCTTACTCGATGGTGCCGTACTGGCCCCTGAAGAACGTGAGCGGGGCCGCGTCGGGCTCCTGGACGCCCATCTCCTCGACGTGGCCGAGATAGATGGTGTGGTCGCCCCCGTCGTAGCTCTCCGTGAGGGTACAGTCCATGTAACAGATCGCCTCCTCGACGATCGGCGATCCGGTCGCCTCCCGACGGAACGTGACGTCCTCCCAGGGGTCGTCCATCTCCTTGTGTTCGCCCGCGAAGCGGTTCGAGAGCCACTCCTGCTCCGCGGAGAGGACGTTCACCGCGTAGCGCTCGCTCTCGGCGATCAGGTCGTGCGACGTCGTTCCCTTGTCAGCGTTGAACAGGACGAGCGGGGGATCGAGCGACACCGAGGCGAACGAGTTCACGGTCATCGCGTGATCGTCCCCGTCGACCGTCGTCGTCACGACCGTCACGCCCGTCGCGAAGTTTCCCATCACCTGTCGGAACTGATCTTGCTCGACCATGAGCAGTTGCTATGCTCGCTACTACTAAACTACTGTGCCCGGCGGCCGACGATCCTCCTGCCGTGCCGCCGGCGACCGGCGGCCGACGATCCGGCGTTGGCACTCCGGACGCGAAGCGGGAGGGAGAAACGTCGAACCGCCCGGTCAGGACTCGAGGAACTCCCTGGTCCGCGAGAGGAACTCCTCGGGGTGTTCGATGTGTGCGCTGTGGTGAGTCTCCTCGAGCAGGACGAGTTCCGAGCCCGGGATCATCTCGTGGAGTTCGGTCATCGCCTCGGGCGGCTGCAGGGGGTCATCCTGCCCGCCGAAGATGAGCGTCGGCACGTCGACCCGCTCGTACTCGTGGCTGCGCCTGAACTCCCGGTCCTCCTCGAACGGCGTGTTGAACCGGATGGCGGCGGTGCTCTGCCAGTGGCCGGGGATCCTGCTCGCCGCCCGTTTCCGGTCGACGTACGCCTGGTCGTACCACTCCTCGTAGAACAGGAGCGAGAGGATCTCGCGGACGTCCTCCTCGGTGGCCTCGAAGTTGTGGAGGATCTCGCCGAACCCCTGCGGGGCCCCGCCGCCGCCGCTCACGAGGACGATCTTGTTCATGTTCCACTCCGGGTCGTCCTCGCACGCGAGGCTGGCGATGTAGCCGGCGCCCATCGAGTGGCCGATGAAGTGCGCCTCGTCGACGTACAGCGCGTCGAGGAACGCCCCGACGTGGCGCACCCGTCGGTCGAACTGGTCCCCGAAGTCGAACACTTTCTCGGAGCGGCCGTACCCGAGCAGGTCGGGCGCGAGGACGTGATAGTCCTCCGCCAGGTCGTCGATGACTGGCTCCCAACTGAGCTCCGCGGTCGCGCCGAACTCGCCCGAGTGAATCAGGACGAGCGTCTCGTCGTTGCCCTCGCCCGCTTCGAGGTAGTGTGTTTTCAAGTCGTTGACGTCGAGGTACCGACTCGTGTAGGATTGACTCATGCTACCACCATTCCCGGTAGGTTCTGGGAAAGCGACCGACATAAGTGTTCCCGACCGTCGGACGTGGTGGCCCTCCGCCGTCGACCGTCGGGTCGGGGGCGGCGGACGCACGGGGCACCGAAATCGTCATGGTCGTCCGTGCGGACGGGTCACACATGTCGGTAGAGGAGTCGGGCCCGGAGGCAGAGGTCCCGCCCGAGGCGTTCGAGACGCGCATCGTCGACGTCGACTTCCACATGAACCCCGCCGAGGAGGTCCTCCTCGAGTACGTGGACGACGGGACGGTGCGGGAGAAGCTGACGACGGAGTTCGGGATGACCCCCCGGAAGGGCAAGTGGGACGCCGCCTACGCGATCAAGGGGGGCAACGAGGGGCTGTTCACGCAGGGGCGCGCACAGACCCCGGCGGACGTCCGCGAGGCGGCGCGGACGTTCGCGATCGACGAGCCGGTCGTCAACGCCGGGATCAACAACCTGCCGACCCAGCACCACCCCGTGCTGAAGAACGCGGTCGCGGGGGCGGCCAACGACTGGCTCCTCGACGCCGTCGTGCCCGAGGACCTCCACTGTCTCATGATGCTCCCCCAGTGGGACCCCGAGTTCGCGGTCGAGGAGATCGAACGCGTCGGCGACGAGCGGGGGATCGTGGGCGCGTACGGCTGGTTCGGTCCGTTCCGGCTGTTCGGGACCACCGACTTCGATCCCGTGTTCGAGGCGCTGGAGGCCAACGACCTCCCGCTGTTCCTCCACGGGTCGCTCTCGTTCTGGCCCCAGAACACCCCCGTCGGCGACGGCACGTACACGTGGACCGAGATACTGGGGTTCGACTGGCCCGTCCACGCCCAGATGACGACGGTCAACATGATCATGAGCGGGGTGTTCGACCGGTTCCCGGACGTCCAGGTCGTCATCCAGGAGGGGGGCCACTGGTGGCTCCCGTTCCTCCGCTATCGGATGGACGAGTTCTACGAGATGCACCCCGAGGACGTCGCGATCACGCCGCGGAAGTTCGAGGCCGGGGAGCGGTACCTGGACCGCTCCCCGAGCGAGTACCTTCGGGATAACGTCAACGTCTGCACCCAGCCGATGGCGCCGCCCGACCGGTCCGGGGAGCTGCGGAACCTGCTCGAACTGTCGATGGCGGCGGACACGTTCCTCTATTCGAGCGACTGGCCCCACCAGACGCTCGACCCGGCGACGTGGGCGTTCGACAACCCGGCGATCGACGACGAACTGCGCGACGCGATCCTGCACGGGAACGCCGAGCGGCTCCTCGGGATCTGACGATGTCGTCGGAAACCTCCCACCGGGTCGCGGCGGCCGACGAGATCGACCCCGGCGAGGGGATGGGTGTCGAGGTCGACGGCATCGAGATCGCCCTGTTCAACGTCGAGGGCGAGTTCCACGCCATCAGCAACCGGTGTCCACACCAGCGCGCCCCGCTCTGCAAGGTCGGCGAGAAGAAGATCAACGGTGAGCTGTGCTGGAGTGACACCCGCGGCGGGGTCGACGCCGAGACGCCGGCCATCTCCTGTCCGTGGCACCTCTGGGAGATCGAACTCGAGACGGGCGAACATCCCGTGTCCGGGTCGAAGATCGGGTGCTTCGACGTCGTGGTCGAGGAGGGCGACGTGTTCGTCGAGCTCTAGGCGGGCCCCCCGGACCCCGCCCCCGCGCCGCTACTGCCCATCCCATCGGTTCGGCGGATCGACCCCTCCCATCGGTTCGGTGGGCCCCTGCGAAGGATTTTATGAGGAAACGCCTATGAGGGGGGTATGGAAATCATCCATTTCCATCTGATGCCGTGGCAACGGACCGAGGACGCCATCGCGTGGCCCTACTCCGAGGACAAGTTCGACCCGGCGATCGGGGGCGACCTCTACGAGACGTACTTCTCCCAGCTCGAGTACTCCGAGGAGCTCGGATTCGACACCATCGGCTTCAACGAGCACCACTACACCGCCTACGGCCTGATGCCCGGCCCGAACCTCGTCGCAGCCCACATGGCGGCCCGGACCGACGAGATCGGCCTCGCGGTCATGGGCAACGTGCTGCCGATCCGCGGCAACCCGATCCGGGTGGCAGAGGAGATGGCGATGCTCGACAACATCAGCGACGGACGGATGACGAGCGGGTTCGTCCGCGGCATCCCGACCGAGTACGCCGCCTACAACGTCGACCCCGACGAATCGCGCGGCCGCTTCGAGGAAGCCTGGGAACTCGTCGTCGAAGCCTGGACCGCCGAGGAGCCGTTCGACTGGGACGGCGAGTTCTGGCAGTACGACGACGTCTACATCTGGCCGCGACCCAAGCAGGACCCCCACCCGCCGCTCTGGATGCCCGCCGAGAGCCGGAAGTCGATCGAGTGGGCCGCCAAAAAGCGGGTCCCGATGGCGCAGGTGTACGTCGGGACGGAGAACCTCGTCGACTCCGCGGACTACTACCGACAGGTCGCACGCGAGGAGTACGGCTGGGAGCCCACGGAGGAGTACTTCTCGCCGTGCCGTCCGGTCTACGTCGCGGAGACGATGGGGAAGGCACGGGCGGAGGCGGAAGAACACCTCGAGTTCTTCTACGACACGCTGTTCGCCGGCCTCTACCGCGCCGGCGCGGTCCAGCAGGTCGGCGAGTCCGCCTACCGGGAGGACGACTCCTTCTCCTATGCGGACCACACGCCCGAGAAGGGGAAGAAGGCGATGAACTTCGACTTCGACGAACTACAGGAGACCGGCGAGATCATCGTCGGGTCGCCCGAGTACGTGGTCGGCGAGATCGAGCGCCAGTACGAGGCGATCGGCGGGTTCGGCACGTTCATCGGACTGTTCCAGTTCGGGACGCTCCCCGACGACCTGGTTCGACGGAACCTCGAACGGTTCAGCGACGACGTCATGCCCGAAGTGCGGTCGCTGACGAACTGACGTGGACGGGAGTCGGACCGCGAGCAACGGGAGTCCTCGAGCCACACCCGTCGCACGCGGAGCGGGGAGATCGCCTCCAGTGCGGGCCTACTCCGGCTTGCCGGGGAAGTTGACGAACCGGTCGAGCCGGTCGCGCCCCTCCTCGAGTATCGAGCTCCCGTGGAAGACGAGGATGACGTCGAACGAGTAGTCGAGCAGCCGTTCGAGCCCCTCCTCCAGGGCGATGAGGTCGGTGCTGTACGCCGCCGGCGGGAGGACGGGGTAGCCGGCCGGCATCCCGCGCTGGTCCGACCCGCTCACGACGTCGCCCGACACCATCACGCCGCGGTCCTCGTCGACGAACGCGTAACTGTCCTCCTTGTGACCGGGGACGTGGAGCGCCTCGAACCCGCCGATCGTGTCGCCGTCGTCGTAGACGTGATCCGGCTCGTGACCGTCCAGATCCGTCTGTGCCGAGGCCCAGACGTCGGCGTCGAACGCCTCGGTGATCGTCCCGAGCCCGCCGACGTGGTCGTGATCGCCGTGGGTGAGCACGATCCGTTCGGGCGTCATCCCGGTTTCCTCGATGCGGGCGACGGTTTCGTCCGCGCCGTCGGCGAAGCCGGTGTCGAACAGCGTCGGCGTCTCCCCGTCCACGAGGAACACGCGATACCGCCGGCCGTCCGCGAACGTCTTCGCCGTGACGTCGTACACGCCGTCCTGAATCTCCGTGACTCCCGTCATGGTGTGAGAGTTCCCTACGCCGCATAATGTAGTTTTCCCCGCCGCTATTCGACCGCGAGCGGGCGCAGGCAGTCGAGCACGACGCCGACGTCCTCGGGCCCCGCTCGGCCGACCGCGGTCGGCCGGACCTCCCTCGTCCACGCGTCGAACTCGTCCATCGCGCCGTGGTACTCGACGAGGTTCGGGTGGAAGAGGAACGTCTCGCCAGGGGCGGCACGGTCCGTGAGCTCCGCGAACGCCGCCTCGGGCGTTCCGTCGCCGCCGAGCAGGCGCGTGTCGTGGGGGAACACGGAGTCGAACAGGTCGATCCCGTCCGGCGCGTCGGCTTCTGACCGGCCGAGGATCCACGTGAGGCCGAGTTCGTCCGCGGCCCGGAGCGTCCCCTCGCTCACCTCCTTGAACGGCGCGAAGAAGCCCTCCGGGCGGACGCCCGCGGCGTCCTCGATGGCGTCGAGCCCCCGCGCGAGGTTCTCGTGGGCGAGGTCGTACGGGAGCCCCGCGCACTCGACGTGTCGATACCCGTGGAGCACGATCTCGTGGCCCTCGTCGTCGAGTTCCTCGATGATCGCCGCCCGCTCGTCGGCGTCCCGTCCGAGGAACGCGACGCTCGCCCGCGCGTCGGCGTCGAGGAACAGCCGCGAGAGCGTCCGGTACTCCTCGTCAGTGTAGCGGGCGAGTGCGTGGAACGTGCGCCTGTCCAGCTCCGCGTCGGACCCGGCGTGCTCGGCGATGAACCCGAAGAACGCCCGCGTTTCCAGCCGCCGTAGCTCCGATAGCTCCTCCATGGTTCGCCCGGACGATGGGTCGGTCCGGTCATAAACGCTCCCCCGGCCCGACGAACGCGCGGCCGTCGCCGGTCCGCCCGGTCAGTGAAACGCCTGCCGGGACGACGCGAGGGACACGTCCTCGGGAAGCTCGCGGAGCGTCGAGCGCGACGTCGACAGGTCGGCCGTGACCGCCGCCTCGGGCGAGGTCTGGAGGTTCACGCCGAAGTCGACGTCGACGGTCGGGACGGGCGCGCCGTCCTCGATGTAGAACGGCGAGTCGTGGCCGGGGATCACGAGATCGACCCGCGATTTCACGTCCCGAATCGTCTCGATGGCCTCCCGCTTGTCGTGGAGCACCATCGGGTTCTCCGTGGCCACCTCGCGCGTGTTCTTCACGGCGTCGCCGGTGAAGCCGTAGGTGCGGTCCCCCTGGGACAGCAGGAACCCGACGTGGTGTTCCGTGTGGCCGGGCGTCGGGAACGCCTCCAGGCCGCCGACGGTATCGCCGAGCGCGAACGGTTCGACCCCGAGCGAGTCGAGCATCGCCGCGGCGTTGCGCGGGGTCGCCCAGTCGTACTCGCCGTTTCGAACGCGTGCCAGTTCCTCCTCGTACACGTGAACCGTCGCGTTCTCGAAGAGGTCCACGTTGTCACAGTGATCGAAGTGGACGTGCGTGAGCAGCACGTCCTCGACGTCGTTCGGATCCACGCCGACCTCATCGAGCGCGTCCGTGAGGAGCGGTCGCCGCGCCAGCGAGCCGACGTCGACGACCGTCGACTCGTCCACCAGCGCCGCCGATGCCTGTCCGAGGTAGCCCTGACTCGACCGTCCGGGGATGCCCTGCAGGAGCACGTCTATTCGCGTCATCGCCTCCCCGGTCGGACGCGGACGGGTAAAGCGTGTGGGTCGATCCCCGCCGGCCGAACGATTATTGCTCTGGGGAGCCGTCACCCACGCATGCAACTGGCACTCGTGCAGTTCGAACCGCGGGGCACGGTCGCGGGAAACCGCGAGCACGTCGAGGAACGGGTCCGGGAGGCGGCCGCCGACGGCGCGGATCTGGTCGTCCTGCCCGAGATCTGGAACGTCGGCTACTTCGCGTTCGACCGGTACGAGGCGGACGCCGAACCCCTGGACGGCGAAACGGTTTCCGCGGTTCGATCGCTCGCGGCCGAGGTGGGGATACCGATCCACGCTGGGAGCATCGTCGAGCGGGACGGTGACGACCTGTACAACACGAGCGTCTACGTCGACGACGCGGGCGAGGTGCGGGCGACCTACCGGAAGATGCACCTGTTCGGCTACGAGTCCGCCGAGAACGAACTGCTCACTCCCGGGGACGAGGTCGTGTGCTTCGAGACGGCGTTCGGGACGGTCGGGCTCGCGACGTGCTACGATCTCAGGTTCCCGGCCCTGTTCCGGGCGATGTCGGACCGCGGCGTCGACCTCCTGCTCGTGACGTCGGCGTGGCCGCTTGCGCGGCTCGACCACTGGTCGCTGTTGACGCGGACCCGGGCGCTCGAACACCAGTGCGTGCTCGCCGCGGCGAACGGGGTCGGTCCGAACGAGGGGGTCGAACTCGGCGGCCACAGCTGTGTCGTCGATCCATGGGGGACGCCGGTCGCGAACGCGGGAGGGCGCGAGGGGACGATCCACGCGCGGGTCGACCCGGCGACGGTCGGCGAGTCCCGCGCCGAGTTCCCGACGCTGGCTGATCGACGGATCGACGTCCGGTACGACGTCGGGGACCCGCGGGAGGGCGAGTTGAACGACTGAGCGTTCGCGAGGAAGGGGTCGAGCGTCGTTCCCGTCCGAACGAGCGCCCGTCAGGTGCCCTCGGGCGTGTGCCAGTCGATGACGTCGACGGTGTAGGCGACGGACAGCGTCCGGTTCAGGACGGGGTCACGGAGCTCCGCCTCGAAGTACGGTTCGGTCCGCAGTTCGCCGGCGTCGGTCCCGACGCTGCCCGAGAACAGGAGCGTCCCGTCGTGCGGGGGCGTCGTCCGGTCCTCGAGCAACGAGAACAGGTCCTCGGGGGGACGGAGCTCCGCCAGCGTCCCGGTCTGGTACCGGTCCGGATCGGTCGGATCGCCGGTCCAGCTCCTGAGTTCGAGTTCGTCCCAGTGGTCGGCCACCTCCGCGAGTTGCCAGAACGTGTCCCCGACGACGTTCGGACACACCTGCTTCGAGAGCGCGACGTTCTCCGTCTCGAGTTCCCGGTCCGTGTGGTCGCTGCCGACCGTCACGTACACCCTGTCGTGTGCGACGTAGAAGGCGACCTCCACCTCGCCGCTCGTCTCGCCTGAGGCGACCTGGATGTTCGTCCCGGTCGAGAGCGAGTGGCGGGGCTTCGGGTAGAGGATCGGGGTTCGATCGGGCGGGGACACCCCCTCGGCTTCGAGTTCGGCGACGTGCCGGTCGACGGCGTCGCGGTCCCGCCCCGTCCAGCCGGCGTTGACGAGGCGGTCGATCGAGAGGCTGACCGACTCCTCGTCCCCGTTCCGGTGGAGCAGGCACCCGTAGATGGTCATTCGTAGTATCTGACCTCGAACGTGAGACAGCCGTTGGGTGACCGATACGGGCCGTGTTCCATCCCGGGCTTGCGGTACGCGTACATGCCGGCCGTGAAGGACTCGTCCAGCCGCTTGTCGATGAGTTCGCCGTGGAGGACGTACGCCTCCTCGTAGAACTCGTGGGTGATGACCGACTCGGACTCGGTCCCCGGCTCCAGTTTCAGGAACCGCGTGTGGCTGCCGTCCGGTTCTTCGTGCAGGATCATCTCGGAGACCCCGTCCGAGTAGGCGCCGGCCTGCTCCCACTCGTACTCGTTCGCCTCGGCGGTCGGGTCGTGGAACTCCTTGCTGGGGGTTGGCATCGACGGTCGAAACGAGGAATCCCCGTTATTTATGCGTTCCCGTCAGGATCGCCGATCAGTCCGGCAGTCGTAACAGACGACGTACAATAATCAAAACCATTATACATCTGTATTAGAAGTGTTCGTACACATGGTAGAAGTGGGTACGTTCCACAACGGTAGTACCAACATCGGCCTGAAGCGCCTCGAGAGCGGGCACATCATTCCCGACGCGGACTTCGACGAGCGACGTGCCGACGCGCGCGAGGTGGCACGGGACCAGATCGAACACGGGATCAACGCCGAGAAGGCGGGCCTGGATCGGGTGTACTTCACCGAACACCACTTCCAGCCGATGGGGCTCGAGTTCAGTACGAACCCGCTGATGTCACAGATGCAGGTCGCCAGGGAGACCGACCACGTCAAACTGGCGCAGATCTCGAACATCATCGTCTGGCACGACCCGGTCCGGCTGGCCGAGCAGACGGCGCTGCTCGACGTGATGAGCGACGGGCGCGTCGAGGTCGGCATCGGCCGGGGGTACCAGCCCCGCGAGAACGAGGTGTTCGGACAGTACTGGGGAGGCACCATCCAGAGCCAGGAGCAGAACCGCGTGTCCTTCGAGGAGAAGTTCGAGATCCTCAAGCAGGCGTGGACCGAGGACCTCTTCTCCCATCACGGGGAGTACCACCAGATCCCGCCCGCCCACACCAAGTGGCACCACGGTCAGGAGAAGCAGTACCTCGCCGACGACGTCACGAGTTACGACGTCGACGACATGCTCGAGTGGATCGAGGAGGAGGACGAGTACTCGAGCGGCGGGCAGAGCGTCACCGGCGGCCGCTCGCGGCTCAAGACGCTGAACGTGCTTCCCAAGCCCGTCCAGGAACCGTTCCCGCAGCTCTGGCAGCCGATCAACTCCTCCCGCTCCGTGAAGTGGGCGGCCCGGAACGGCGTCAACCCGATCATCACGCTGGGCCCGGCAAAGCGCATCTCGCCGATCGTCGAGACGTACTACGAGGCTGCCGAGGAAGCCGGCTGGCCCGACGTCCGTCCCGAGTACGACGGCGAACCGTTCGCCTACGGCTGGGACGAGGAGCGGCACCGGGGCGTCGCGATCTACCGTCCGGTGTTCAACACGGAGCACGGGACCGACGAGCAGTACGAGCGGTTCAAGATGGGCCAGGAGTTCCTCTGGCAGTGGTTCGACGCGTTCTTCGGCCTCGAACGGATGCTCTCGATGGACGACGACGAGGTCGACGCGCTCCGTGACCGCCGTGACCTCGCCGAGGACGACTACCTCACGCCGGACATGCAGCTCCTGAAGGAGAAACAGGTCGCCATCGTCGGGGACAGCGAGGAGATCGCCGACCAGCTCGTGGGGCTGGGCGAGGACTGCGGCTACGAGGACTTCAACGTGGCCGGCGTGTTCGAGTGTGCGGGCCTGTCGGGCGAGGAGATCGACGGCCAGATGGAGGTGTTCGGCGAAGAGGTCGTCCCGTACCTCGAAGGCGAGTACCCCAGCCCGTAGTTCGACGCCCGGATCGCCCCTCCATCCGTCCCGATCGTTCATCCACGTTTTACGCCATCTCCGAACACGGTAGCCGACGGCATTCCGGCCGCGAAAACCGACCGAACGGAGCCCGATCAGCTTCCGTTCCGGGCCCGGAATCTCCCCTCATTCGTGCCGGCCCCGCCGGTTTTCGGGTCGCTGAACCGGGTCAAATCGGCCGCCTGGACCCGTTCCGGCCGGGAGCGAACCCGGAGAGCAACCGACCGACGAACTCGACCGGCCGGCCGGGTCGACGTTCGGAATCCCCGAACAACGGCGTCGTGTCCCCGGCCCCTTCGACCGCTGCACGCTCCAATACTTACAGTACTACGGCTGTAAAGTATTCGTGGTATTTGGACACACGTCACAGGACCTCTCGACTCCGGGTCCGAGCCCGCTACGGCTTTCGAACTCGTGTCCGGACATAGCGAACAGATGATGGTCCGTCGCGTCCCCGAACGCGCGTCTCGAGTCGGGAGCGAACGTCCGGCGCGCGCTCCCCGGTTCGGATCGCCGTGGGTCGACGCGATCCGGTCGGGGCCGGCGTCTGCGTCCGCGGAGAAAAGATTATCAGTGAGAAACGAGAACGTGTAGATCCGACAGCGCTGGCAACCAATGAGACACGACAATCGCGTGCGGCGGGAGAGTGCCACGTCACTCGATCGGGACCTGTTGCGCCTGCTGGCCGACCGTGGGGCGGCGTGCCGGGAGACGTGGGTCGACCCGGAGGAGATGGCCGGGCGACTGGATCGGCCGCCGGCGGAGATCGGGTCCGCGCTCCGGGCGATGGCGGCGGAGGGATACCTCCGG
Protein-coding regions in this window:
- a CDS encoding nuclear transport factor 2 family protein — encoded protein: MSERDRSQLERIHYEYIRAVDDGEPESLANLFAPNGTFALGDRSFEGREEIREFLESSAANRPAAYQHLATNPIITVEGDEATARWSYVLLKADDPDHGDGEWAMGTHDVEYGKHGGEWKMDRLTATRTYTGDV
- a CDS encoding flavin reductase family protein, with amino-acid sequence MVEQDQFRQVMGNFATGVTVVTTTVDGDDHAMTVNSFASVSLDPPLVLFNADKGTTSHDLIAESERYAVNVLSAEQEWLSNRFAGEHKEMDDPWEDVTFRREATGSPIVEEAICYMDCTLTESYDGGDHTIYLGHVEEMGVQEPDAAPLTFFRGQYGTIE
- a CDS encoding MFS transporter, yielding MVDGEARVPETVHGWWIVLVGTLSMTFTFGTPYSYGLFLGAFAETFDVSRVTLSTVFSVELFAFYAGAGVVGVLVTRLPARAVLLVTGGTTALLAPSLYVVDSLAGLFVVFGLLGTALGTVYVVLASVVPQWFRERRGLATGVLFMGNGLGLLVLPPAWRYGFEQFGVRRGFLIVVGVSAVSFLLAGAFCRRPPWSEPGGESLADLSRWLVRLAGGRGFQLTFLGMGLAFAWYYLLAAYAVDLFVTRGLSEATATLAFGFIGGVSVFSRVGSGVVADRFGYRRTFLASLGLAALGSALLLVPSAVFVFLSVCVFGLALGAIGTLYIPILMRRYDPEKDTAIIGVFNVTFGVFALAAPPVGTALIAYSGSYSGVTVLTLLASIGAICAVWLGTPPAQLDSS
- a CDS encoding SDR family NAD(P)-dependent oxidoreductase; translation: MANLNGERIVVTGASRGLGRSMALRLSAEGASVALVARDGDELTAVAADADGETLVAPADVRDADSVSRAVERTVDAFGGIDTLVNNAAVGLLSLGKDGKLLGDVTEDEWELVLDTNLTGVFRFSKATLPHMLDGGSGNVVNVSSGLAEKPAPRFGPYAASKAGVEALTRTMAAEYDEAGINVNSLGPGGRVNTAFWDHLPDEERESILQPDVMDEAAVLLAGQGPEGVSGESLAAPAWERRLG
- a CDS encoding amidohydrolase family protein; this encodes MSVEESGPEAEVPPEAFETRIVDVDFHMNPAEEVLLEYVDDGTVREKLTTEFGMTPRKGKWDAAYAIKGGNEGLFTQGRAQTPADVREAARTFAIDEPVVNAGINNLPTQHHPVLKNAVAGAANDWLLDAVVPEDLHCLMMLPQWDPEFAVEEIERVGDERGIVGAYGWFGPFRLFGTTDFDPVFEALEANDLPLFLHGSLSFWPQNTPVGDGTYTWTEILGFDWPVHAQMTTVNMIMSGVFDRFPDVQVVIQEGGHWWLPFLRYRMDEFYEMHPEDVAITPRKFEAGERYLDRSPSEYLRDNVNVCTQPMAPPDRSGELRNLLELSMAADTFLYSSDWPHQTLDPATWAFDNPAIDDELRDAILHGNAERLLGI
- a CDS encoding alpha/beta fold hydrolase, yielding MSQSYTSRYLDVNDLKTHYLEAGEGNDETLVLIHSGEFGATAELSWEPVIDDLAEDYHVLAPDLLGYGRSEKVFDFGDQFDRRVRHVGAFLDALYVDEAHFIGHSMGAGYIASLACEDDPEWNMNKIVLVSGGGGAPQGFGEILHNFEATEEDVREILSLLFYEEWYDQAYVDRKRAASRIPGHWQSTAAIRFNTPFEEDREFRRSHEYERVDVPTLIFGGQDDPLQPPEAMTELHEMIPGSELVLLEETHHSAHIEHPEEFLSRTREFLES
- a CDS encoding Rieske (2Fe-2S) protein, yielding MSSETSHRVAAADEIDPGEGMGVEVDGIEIALFNVEGEFHAISNRCPHQRAPLCKVGEKKINGELCWSDTRGGVDAETPAISCPWHLWEIELETGEHPVSGSKIGCFDVVVEEGDVFVEL